The DNA region GGCGAAACGCCGTAAGGAATCACAGCCAAAACAGCGTTCCGCTGGTTCCATGTTTAAAAATCCACCTGGCGATTATGCCGGGCGTTTGATTGAAGCATGCGGTCTAAAAGGTGCGCGGGTTGGAGGTGCAAAAATCTCCGAAGTGCACGCTAATTTTTTTGTGAATGATTCTCATGCGTCTTCAAAAGATATGCTTGAACTTTCTCAAATGGCCCAGAAAAAAGTTTATGATGAATTAGGAATTAAATTGGAATATGAGGTGAGACGTTGGGGCTTTTTAGAAAAATAATTTTATCATTAATATTTGTTGCTGCCGGCGTTATTGTTCCAGTTGCCTACATTTGGGTGACCGAGGGTTCCGCTTTAACCATTCGCACCATTCATATTAAATCTGGTGAGCATGCAAAGGCCGAAGAGCTTCAATTGTATTTGCGAGATTATGTTGGCAAGCCTCTCTATGGTGTCAATTTAAGTAAAATTCGTGAAGTGGTGCTGAGGCACCCTTGGGTAGCTGAAGCTTCGGTGAGAAGGCAGCCCCCCACAGAGCTCGAAGTTGAAATCCGTGAACGCAAACCCATTGCGTTAATTAAAAAAGAGAGACTTTGGGTGGTGGATACTCTGGGTGTCCCTTTTAAAACCGCTGAGAGTGAGTCGGAGCTTTCGTTGCCTCTGGTTTCCAAAGCGGCGGACGTAGAGATTTTGCTCACCCATACGGCCGTAGGTCTCCCTGGAGGCGCTATCTCTGAGGTTTCACAATACGCCAAGGATCAATTTAAGGTATTATTTGTGGGTGGTCTAGAGGTTGTCATTGGTGGTCAAAATAGTTCCCAGCAGTGGGAAAGGCTCGCATTGGTTTTAAAGAAATTAAACGATCGGGCGCCTGATTTAGCTTTTGTTTATCTTGACGACACGTCAAAACGGGGCCAGATTGCCGTCCGTTTTAAGAAAGGGTAGAAATGGCTAAGTTTCGCAAGGATAATTTGATCGTCGGACTGGACATTGGCACGACCAAGATTGGATGCGTTGTGGCCGAAGTTGGTATCGATGGCATCGATATTCTTGGCATTGGCACAAGCCCTTCGAAGGGCCTCAAAAAAGGGGTGGTTATCAACATTGAAGCCACCATTAGTTCAATCAAAAAAGCAGTTGAAGAAGCTCAGCGTATGGCTGGCGTAGAAATTCGTCAGGTTTGCGCGGGAATTGCTGGCGCTCATATCCAAGGTTTTAATAGCCAGGCCGTGGTTGCGATTAAAGAAGGCGAAGTCAAAAAGAGCGACGTTGATCGCGTTTTGGACGCTGCCAAGGCCTTCTCAGTTCCGACCGATAGAGAAATCTTACATCTTCTGCCGCAAGAGTTTGTGATTGATGGACAAGACGGTATTAGAGATCCCCTTGGCATGTCGGGTTCACGCTTAGAAGCGAAAATACATATTGTAACTGGCGCAATTAGTTCTGCTCAGAATATTATTAAATGCGCAGAAAAATGCAATTTAGAAGTGACAGAAATTGTGCTTGAGCAGCTTGCGTCTGCCTATGCAGTTTTGAGTGAAGATGAACGCGAACTTGGTGTCGCTTTAGTTGATATAGGCGGCGGAACTACTGATATTGCTATCTTCTGTAATGGTTCGATTCAGCATACCTCAGTTATCCCAATTGGTGGTCAACATTTGACTAATGATATAGCGGTTGGGCTAAGAACTCCTGCAGAAAATGCGGAAGAAATTAAAAAATGTTATGGCTCTGCCAGTGCAAAAATGATAGGGAAAGAAGAAGTTATTGAAGTACCTAGTATTGGCGGAAGACCAGAAAGAATTTTACGTAGACAAATATTGGGTGATATCTTGGAGCCTAGGGTCGAAGAAATCTTCGAACTGGTGGCTAAGGAGATACACCGCGTGGGATTTAGAGAGTTACTTGCTTCGGGCGTTGTGCTAACAGGAGGCTCCGCGCTTTTGCCAGGAATGGTAGAAGTGGCTGAGCATGTGTTGGGACTGCCAGTGAGGCGAGGTTCTCCAAAAGGCGTCGGCGGTCTTTTAGATGTGGTGAACAGCCCCATTTATGCGACGGGCGTAGGTCTTGTACTTTACGCGGCCAGCAATACACGGAAACAGGAAAATTTCTATTCTAAATTTAAAAAGAGAATAGGAGCCTGGATTCAAGATATGATTTAGGGAGGGAGGCAAAAATGATTGAATTTGATGAAATGCAGCAAAGAGGTCCTCGAATTAAAGTGATAGGTGTTGGTGGTGGTGGCGGTAACGCCGTCAACAACATGATTCAACACGGCATTGCCGGCGTTGAGTTTATTGTTGCTAATACCGATATCCAGGCTCTCGATATCAGCTATTCTGATGTAAAGCTTCAACTTGGACAGGGATGTACCAAAGGTCTGGGCGCAGGCGCAAAACCTGAAATTGGCGCAAATGCAGCCAAAGAAAGCATCGATCGAATTGAAGAACTTCTTTTAGGCGCCGACATGGTGTTTATCGCTGCCGGTATGGGCGGCGGTACGGGTACCGGTGCGGCTCCAATTATTGCAGACGTCGCTCAGCGCTTAGGCGCTTTGGTCGTTGGTGTGGTCACCAAGCCCTTTTTGTTTGAAGGCAACAGGCGCCGCAAATCGGCTGAAGCTGGCGTGGAAGCGCTGAAGCAAGCTGTTGATACTTTAATTGTTGTGCCAAATAACCGTTTGCTTCAATTAGCAGATGCCAACACTTCGATGTTGGACGCTTTTAAAATGGCTGACCAAGTCTTGCTCAACGCCGTTAAAGGCATCAGCGATATTATCACCCAACAAGGTATCGTTAACGTCGACTTTGCAGATGCTATCTCCGTGATGAGCGATCAAGGCATGGCGCTTATGGGCATTGGTTCTGGTAAAGGTGAAAACCGTGCCATCCAAGCTGCTGAAAAAGCTATTTCCAGCCCGTTGCTCGAAGACGTTTCGGTCGACGGCGCGATGGGTATTTTGGTCAACGTCACTGGTGGCAAGTCTTTGACTTTGCATGA from Myxococcota bacterium includes:
- the ftsZ gene encoding cell division protein FtsZ; its protein translation is MIEFDEMQQRGPRIKVIGVGGGGGNAVNNMIQHGIAGVEFIVANTDIQALDISYSDVKLQLGQGCTKGLGAGAKPEIGANAAKESIDRIEELLLGADMVFIAAGMGGGTGTGAAPIIADVAQRLGALVVGVVTKPFLFEGNRRRKSAEAGVEALKQAVDTLIVVPNNRLLQLADANTSMLDAFKMADQVLLNAVKGISDIITQQGIVNVDFADAISVMSDQGMALMGIGSGKGENRAIQAAEKAISSPLLEDVSVDGAMGILVNVTGGKSLTLHEVNAAIELITKAAHEDANIIFGYVVDEKLEDEVTITVIATGFEGAKDIKVVEPTPALTPAPVAAPRLYVPEPVVQVAPVEVPIEAPGPLFSQPPAVVAPVHVPVQVSIVPPAPSMHPMATSEVEPSRDIPTYIRNGWDQVEPVAAKMHMGMRPVSEMKIPLLAPMEEDASLTSHGVKAKEDEYDIPAFLRRNADS
- a CDS encoding FtsQ-type POTRA domain-containing protein; protein product: MGLFRKIILSLIFVAAGVIVPVAYIWVTEGSALTIRTIHIKSGEHAKAEELQLYLRDYVGKPLYGVNLSKIREVVLRHPWVAEASVRRQPPTELEVEIRERKPIALIKKERLWVVDTLGVPFKTAESESELSLPLVSKAADVEILLTHTAVGLPGGAISEVSQYAKDQFKVLFVGGLEVVIGGQNSSQQWERLALVLKKLNDRAPDLAFVYLDDTSKRGQIAVRFKKG
- the ftsA gene encoding cell division protein FtsA, coding for MAKFRKDNLIVGLDIGTTKIGCVVAEVGIDGIDILGIGTSPSKGLKKGVVINIEATISSIKKAVEEAQRMAGVEIRQVCAGIAGAHIQGFNSQAVVAIKEGEVKKSDVDRVLDAAKAFSVPTDREILHLLPQEFVIDGQDGIRDPLGMSGSRLEAKIHIVTGAISSAQNIIKCAEKCNLEVTEIVLEQLASAYAVLSEDERELGVALVDIGGGTTDIAIFCNGSIQHTSVIPIGGQHLTNDIAVGLRTPAENAEEIKKCYGSASAKMIGKEEVIEVPSIGGRPERILRRQILGDILEPRVEEIFELVAKEIHRVGFRELLASGVVLTGGSALLPGMVEVAEHVLGLPVRRGSPKGVGGLLDVVNSPIYATGVGLVLYAASNTRKQENFYSKFKKRIGAWIQDMI